One part of the Rutidosis leptorrhynchoides isolate AG116_Rl617_1_P2 chromosome 1, CSIRO_AGI_Rlap_v1, whole genome shotgun sequence genome encodes these proteins:
- the LOC139851290 gene encoding uncharacterized protein, producing the protein MENACKMFDFIIDDSDDEKVVNFVKSLTEEEVEGEASSSRVPRTRGYIAMDREDAAASQDLWIWHAFFGMAGANNDINVLNYSPLFNTIKEGTAPPSPFNVNGHHYERGYYLGDGIYPDWAMLVKAPHNPIDERRKKFKRFQESARKDIERAFGVLQGRFATLKTPARSKDFNKIRRHMYACVVLHNMIQENNGFVISKRDEKMIAHPSNRPIRLERNLRDRDVRIKEIRDKQVHNRLASDLTEHV; encoded by the exons ATGGAAAATGCATGCAAAATGTTCGATTTTATCATTGATGATTCTGATGATGAAAAGGTGGTTAATTTTGTTAAGAGTTTAACGGAAGAAGAGGTGGAGGGAGAAGCAAGTAGTTCACGAGTCCCTCGAACACGAGGTTATATTGCAATGGATCGTGAAGATGCGGCT gctTCTCAAGATTTGTGGATATGGCATGCATTCTTTGGAATGGCTGGTGCAAACAACGACATTAACGTTTTAAATTATTCACCGTTGTTTAACACTATTAAAGAGGGCACTGCTCCACCTTCACCGTTTAATGTAAACGGTCATCACTACGAGAGAGGGTATTACCTAGGTGATGGTATATACCCAGATTGGGCTATGCTGGTCAAAGCTCCCCACAATCCAATTGATGAACGGCGTAAAAAGTTTAAACGGTTTCAAGAAAGTGCAAGGAAAGATATTGAACGTGCATTTGGAGTACTACAAGGTAGATTTGCCACGTTAAAGACTCCGGCAAGATCTAAGGacttcaacaaaattagaagacatatGTACGCTTGTGTTGTATTACATAACATGATTCAAGAAAATAACGGTTTTGTGATTTCGAAAAGGGATGAAAAAATGATTGCTCACCCAAGTAACCGACCTATAAGGTTGGAAAGGAATTTGAGGGATCGAGATGTCAGGATTAAGGAAATCAGAGATAAGCAAGTTCACAATCGGTTGGCGTCAGATTTAACCGAGCACGTTTGA